A genome region from Tenebrio molitor chromosome 4, icTenMoli1.1, whole genome shotgun sequence includes the following:
- the LOC138129304 gene encoding uncharacterized protein: protein MGKKKKGDKKGPKGPESKTSTTPSSTTGPQPGPSKKEEKEKDVKGPEVTSLRTPAQPGPSAGKEKKKEKEVKGPEATVPPPGTSKEKEEKKEKERDVKSLEVTSLTTAPQPEIRKEKKEKKGKEKDVKRPEVTSKAPVPPPGPSKEKEEKKEKEKEVTRPEEMGASKEKGKKKRKEKDVKTPEVTPVTTVSLPGASKEKEEKKGKEKAVKRPEATSKATVPPPRLSKEKEEKKGKEKEVKRPEVMGASKEKEKKKREEKDVKRPEVTSKATVPPPGPSKEKEEKKEEKKDVKRPEVTSKATVPPSGPSKEKKEKGKKKKKEKDVKPPEVTLLTTVPQPETREEKEEKKDTEKEVKRPEVMWPSKEKEKGKKRKEEKDVKTSEVTPQPAPLKEKEEEKEKERDVKSAEVIALTTAPQPEIPEEKEEKKEKDVKRPEVTSEATVPPPGPSKEKEKRKEKDVETPEVTPVTIVPQPAPRKEEEEKEKERDVKSAEVIALTTAPQPETREEKEEKKEKEVKRPEVIGPTKEKEEKRKEKKEEKDVKTPEVTPLTSVPQPEPRKEKEEEKEKERDVKSPEAIALTAPQLETCEEKEEKKEKEKNVKRPEVMPKATVPPPGPSKEKEKRKEKDVETPEVTPVVPQPAHRKEEEEEKEKERDVKSAEVIALTTAPQLETREEKEEKKEKEKDVKRPEVTSFTTVPLPGPSKQKEEKKEKERDVKSPEIISFTTAPPPKTSKEKEKEERKEKRVKRPEVLISFEDFPLPGEKDRGKKKRKEKGVKTPEVTLLTTAPLLKPIKTQEEEKEEKEEVKTPVEIQTQPEFPKSPEIISSGDSPQQEPGQTKRRKKIKWKPMASAPRPDITPIPQEKPEGPSPTTLPQPEVHLDIPPPQPETSKKEEEEEKRFTTSPPLRKPSKIEEKGEEKEVESAEVTSILTVSPPSEKEEKEKEEREAEGPQVTPFTSPIQLEPSKEVKEEEEEVRKVERHEVIIISTPPPVQLKPSEMEKEEKEERKVEREEVIIISTPPPLQLKPSKQEKAEKEEKAKKEEKEVEGPEVITVSIPPPLQEEFTQMEKEEEGEKREVESAEVTSILTPPAPEPESSKIEEKEKGEKAEVKTPEVTSLKTPPRPRRRKRQEKEKGEKEEVKTPAEIQTQPEFPKSPEIISSGDFPQQESGQTKRRKKIKWKPITSVPGPDVTPIQQEISKKEEEEAKTSELKSPEITLLTTPLTEREPSEQEEKEKREREIEGSKVTSLISPPLLKPSQVKKEEEGEERKVERQEVIIISTPPPPQRELSEKEEKEEEGERKIERQEVIIISTPPPPQREPSEEDEKEEGEEKEVESPEVTSISTLTAPQLEPSKKEKEEEGKEREVESAEVTSISIPPPAEPESSKIKEEKGEKREVKTAEVTSLKTPPRPRRRKKQEKEKGETEKVKTPVAVATQPEFLKSPEIISSEDALQQEPGRTKRRKKIKWTPVPSVPGAPLTFSITSVRKELSEKRDDEKKPEEQLHTAPPQPEPSKKEEEEEGEKRVTTSPPPQLKPSKEEEAEEREADREEVTLISTPPLPERKPIEKEEEEEGEERQVESSEVTSISTPPPIHPEPSEQEEKEEEEREIEGPKVTPSISPPPPQLQLEASTKEREEKEEREPEGLEVEVLAPLPPQQEPSEIEEEEEEEMEGSEETTFSTPSSPQPGPSYIKEEEKAGERVVESQEITSPPQLESSDIEEESSDIEEEEEGEETKVESPEVTSIPSLPQQEPSSTKEKKEVKAAEVTTFTIPSQSYAPPPQSYAIPPQPYAIQLQPFAYQPQSLVMQPQPVVMQPQQVVMQPQQVVMQPQPLAMQPQQFTAPFQQFAAPIQQYTVPTQQFVDPTQQFTAPTQFTVPTQQYTVPTQQYTVPTQQYAAPTQQYAAPTQQYAAPTQQFTVPTQQFTAPVQQFTGPLQQYPGPPQQVSGPSQQYTGPPEQVSGPSQQYTGPPQQVSGPSQQYAGPPEQVSGPSQQYAGPPEQVSGPSRPPQQMGGPTQQVARAPQEPTAPRRQSRSQPQRPRGRRQRHRRTQFPRPPNWPQREEDFVEPEPWGIEAPSENPWSVPSTPRSGASPAPGPFRSLPPPPASGTWTKGKSEPKPPSSEPKRPERPERPDTAESERGPVYYRDVGLDQRTYIPSPNLSKVWELVPPSWASFRTPRPTPPPSPLPQQFGPSLYPPQTQQFGPAVYPMGVPQYPSQTQLYPAGPQTQPYPGGVVYPPYPPQVPQMLPVLPQAAYSTYVGATIPEGKEEDEDALRPPDFSFLCPPALRPPRPSSPEICESPKPSATFLMESTATLNKIRGRLMNKLGTKGQRIMLDTNHFRVDVGPLTYAYRYDVTIIPGDIPRTAEGRLMEEVRRQFYRNYFPTFSPPGVLYSAKKLPLANDCLASLVRPWRKARKKRHFFVTVKLSGIVDLSPLQDLQQNHPREEEAFKLLEEIFKQTYVGHFLSYGRRFFFRKHLKYAELSPSTLLHVGGRQSVSKGWIPFLNVDVACMTFTAQAPLLQTVRGIISRMYRPPKSTDVITEAEKNEVSYFLTGMKLRYQRRSGARYKTYRVVGLKDCPSKTTFMRKGEEITVEEYFTTVLGLTVREPEMPTVWLGTKNKTIYVPITCCTLHVGQPINNFKELGSVRAGMVKHSSTVCEEHKKKLDALMNELGHNTNRFVREFGFSISNEYEKVEGRILEGPDLLLKGIARPVYSGWDSQPFLVPKVIKYWKIVYVGKTIEDFDSLAKHLSTQLISKAPEYGMRFDEPTAWTTMTTEEVPLQNFLNENKWLQLLVVVLEQRKWSYYTVKKCAELSAGCLTQCIMRETLDDLNEFVIRHLLMKINVKTNGVNHKLLYLDHINRVPTMVMGANVQFPGPGVTTKPIVVAVTASEDLTATKYNNTYRLQYPRCLLTDETSPGTTIEQLKEITVEKLRTFITKNNVAPARIFYFRDCAPVKFDKIRALEVEAIKMACAEVCPDVSPALTMILARKCHHTRFFQRMHDRQFYWNPPPGTCVDNIITDPTTQNFYLQPHQTKAGTARPTRFDTIHDENGLSNNDAQQLANYLCYLPAVTNKAVSSPAPIYYARVAMQRAKIYLNTTTIDMDDLPLGDNPFGIDEYFEKTHPMYYL from the exons ATgggaaagaaaaagaaag GAGATAAGAAAGGGCCAAAAGGTCCCGAAAGCAAGACCTCTACAACCCCATCATCCACGACAGGACCTCAGCCAGGGCCTAGTAAGAAAGAGGAAAAGGAAAAAGATGTTAAAGGTCCAGAAGTAACATCATTAAGAACTCCGGCTCAACCAGGGCCCAGTGCAggaaaggaaaagaaaaaagaaaaagaagtaaaAGGTCCGGAAGCAACTGTTCCTCCGCCAGGGACCagtaaagaaaaagaagaaaaaaaggaaaaagaacGAGATGTTAAAAGTCTAGAAGTAACGTCTCTTACAACTGCGCCTCAGCCAGAGATccgtaaagaaaaaaaagagaaaaagggAAAGGAGAAAGATGTGAAACGCCCAGAAGTAACGTCGAAAGCACCTGTTCCTCCGCCAGGGCCCagtaaagaaaaagaagagaaaaagGAAAAGGAGAAAGAAGTAACACGTCCAGAAGAAATGGGGGCCAGTAAAGAAAAGGGaaagaaaaagagaaaagagAAAGATGTTAAAACTCCAGAAGTAACGCCAGTTACAACTGTTTCTCTACCAGGGGCCagtaaagaaaaagaagagaaaaagGGAAAAGAGAAAGCTGTAAAACGTCCAGAAGCAACGTCGAAAGCAACTGTTCCTCCGCCAAGGCTCagtaaagaaaaagaagaaaaaaagggAAAGGAGAAGGAAGTAAAACGTCCAGAAGTAATGGGGGCCAgtaaagaaaaggaaaagaaaaagagaGAAGAGAAAGATGTTAAACGTCCAGAAGTAACGTCGAAAGCAACTGTTCCCCCGCCAGGGCCCagtaaagaaaaagaagagaaaaagGAAGAAAAGAAAGATGTAAAACGTCCAGAAGTAACGTCGAAAGCAACTGTTCCCCCGTCAGGGCCCagtaaagaaaagaaagaaaagggaaagaaaaagaagaaagagaaaGATGTTAAACCTCCAGAAGTAACGTTACTTACAACTGTACCTCAGCCAGAGACCCgtgaagaaaaagaagagaaaaagGATACGGAGAAAGAAGTAAAACGTCCAGAAGTAATGTGGCCCAgcaaagaaaaggaaaagggaAAGAAAAGGAAAGAAGAGAAAGATGTTAAAACTTCGGAAGTAACGCCTCAGCCAGCGCCCcttaaagaaaaagaagaagaaaaggaaaaagagCGAGATGTTAAAAGTGCAGAAGTAATCGCACTTACAACTGCACCACAGCCAGAGATCCctgaagaaaaagaagagaaaaaggaaaaagatGTAAAACGTCCAGAAGTAACGTCGGAAGCAACTGTTCCTCCGCCAGGGCCCAgtaaagaaaaggaaaagagaaAAGAGAAAGATGTTGAAACTCCAGAAGTAACGCCAGTTACAATTGTACCTCAGCCAGCGCCCCGTAAAGAAGAAGaggaaaaggaaaaagaaCGGGATGTTAAAAGTGCAGAAGTAATCGCACTTACAACTGCACCACAGCCAGAGACCCgtgaagaaaaagaagagaaaaagGAGAAAGAAGTAAAACGTCCAGAAGTAATAGGGCCCactaaagaaaaagaagaaaagagaAAGGAAAAGAAAGAAGAGAAAGATGTTAAAACTCCAGAAGTAACGCCATTGACCTCAGTACCTCAGCCAGAGCCCcgtaaagaaaaagaagaggaAAAGGAAAAAGAGCGAGATGTTAAAAGTCCAGAAGCAATCGCACTTACGGCACCACAGCTAGAGACCTgtgaagaaaaagaagagaaaaaggaaaaggagaaaaatgtaaaacgtCCAGAAGTAATGCCGAAAGCAACTGTTCCTCCGCCAGGGCCCAgtaaagaaaaggaaaagagaaAAGAGAAAGATGTTGAAACTCCAGAAGTAACGCCAGTTGTACCTCAGCCAGCGCACCgtaaagaagaagaagaggaaaaggaaaaagaaCGAGATGTTAAAAGTGCAGAAGTAATCGCACTTACAACTGCACCACAGCTAGAGACCCgtgaagaaaaagaagagaaaaagGAAAAGGAGAAAGATGTAAAACGTCCAGAAGTAACGTCATTCACAACTGTTCCGCTGCCAGGGCCCagtaaacaaaaagaagagaaaaaggaaaaagaaaGAGATGTTAAAAGTCCAGAAATAATCTCATTTACAACTGCACCTCCGCCAAAGACCagtaaagaaaaagaaaaggaaGAGAGAAAGGAGAAACGTGTAAAACGTCCAGAAGTCCTAATTTCATTCGAAGATTTTCCGCTGCCAGGGGAAAAGGATAGGGGAAAGAAGAAGAGAAAAGAGAAAGGTGTTAAAACTCCAGAAGTAACGTTACTTACAACTGCACCTCTGTTAAAGCCTATTAAGACACAGGAAgaggaaaaagaagaaaaggaaGAAGTTAAAACACCTGTTGAAATCCAGACTCAGCCGGAATTTCCTAAAAGTCCTGAAATAATATCATCTGGAGATTCACCTCAGCAAGAACCTGGTCAAACGAAACGacgcaaaaaaattaaatggaaaccTATGGCAAGTGCTCCTCGGCCAGATATAACACCAATTCCGCAAGAAAAGCCAGAAGGACCGTCACCAACAACTCTACCTCAGCCAGAAGTGCACTTAGACATACCTCCACCTCAACCAGAGACTAGTAAAAAAGAGGAAGAGGAAGAAAAGAGATTCACAACTTCTCCACCGCTGCGAAAACCTAGTAAAATAGAGGAAAAGGGAGAAGAGAAAGAGGTAGAAAGTGCAGAAGTAACATCAATCTTAACTGTATCTCCACCTAgtgaaaaagaggaaaaagaaaaagaggaGAGAGAGGCTGAAGGTCCACAAGTAACACCATTCACATCTCCAATTCAGCTAGAACCTAGTAAAGAGGTGAAAGAGGAGGAAGAAGAAGTGAGGAAGGTTGAAAGACATGAAGTAATAATAATCTCAACGCCACCTCCAGTTCAGCTAAAACCTAGTGAAATGGAGAAAGAGGAAAAAGAAGAGAGGAAGGTTGAAAGAGAAGAAGTAATAATAATCTCAACGCCACCTCCACTCCAGCTGAAACCTAGTAAACAGGAGAAAGCGGAAAAAGAGGAGAAAGCGAAAAAAGAAGAGAAAGAGGTTGAAGGTCCAGAAGTAATAACAGTCTCAATTCCACCTCCACTTCAGGAAGAATTTACTCAAATGGAAAAAGAGGAAGAAGGAGAAAAGAGAGAGGTTGAAAGTGCAGAAGTAACATCAATCTTAACTCCACCTGCGCCTGAGCCAGAATCTAGTAAAATAGAGGAAAAGGAAAAAGGAGAAAAGGCAGAGGTTAAAACTCCAGAAGTAACGTCACTCAAAACTCCACCTCGGCCAAGGCGTAGAAAAAGACAGGAAAAGGAAAAAGGAGAAAAGGAAGAAGTTAAAACACCTGCTGAAATTCAAACTCAGCCAGAATTTCCTAAAAGTCCAGAAATAATCTCATCCGGAGACTTCCCTCAGCAAGAATCTGGTCAAACGAAAcgtcgcaaaaaaataaaatggaaacCTATAACAAGTGTTCCTGGGCCAGATGTAACACCAATTCAGCAAGAAATTAGTAAAAAAGAAGAGGAGGAAGCAAAAACGAGTGAGCTTAAAAGTCCAGAAATAACATTATTGACGACTCCTCTAACGGAACGAGAGCCCAGTGAACAAGAGGAAAAAGAGAAAAGAGAAAGAGAGATTGAAGGTTCAAAAGTAACATCTTTGATCTCTCCACCTCTGCTAAAACCTAGCCAAGTGAAAAAAGAAGAGGAAGGAGAAGAGAGGAAGGTTGAAAGACAAGAAGTCATAATAATCTCAACGCCACCTCCACCTCAGCGAGAACTTAGtgaaaaagaggaaaaggaGGAAGAAGGAGAGAGGAAGATTGAAAGACAAGAAGTAATAATAATCTCAACGCCACCTCCACCTCAGCGAGAACCTAGTGAAGAAGACGAAAAGGAGGAAGGAGAAGAGAAAGAAGTTGAAAGTCCAGAAGTAACATCAATATCAACTCTAACTGCTCCTCAACTAGAACCTAGTAAAAAGGAGAAAGAGGAAGAAGGAAAAGAGAGAGAGGTTGAAAGTGCAGAAGTAACATCAATCTCAATTCCACCTCCAGCTGAGCCAGAATCTAGTAAAATAAAAGAGGAGAAAGGAGAAAAGAGAGAGGTTAAAACTGCCGAAGTAACGTCACTCAAAACTCCACCTCGGCCAAGGCGTAGAAAAAAACAGGAAAAGGAAAAAGGAGAAACAGAAAAGGTTAAAACACCTGTTGCAGTCGCAACTCAGCCAGAATTCCTTAAAAGTCCAGAAATAATTTCATCTGAGGACGCACTTCAGCAAGAACCTGGTCGAACTAAACgccgcaaaaaaataaaatggacACCTGTACCAAGTGTTCCTGGGGCACCCCTAACGTTTTCTATAACGTCAGTTCGGAAAGAACTTAGTGAAAAAAGGGACGACGAGAAAAAGCCAGAAGAACAGTTACACACAGCTCCACCTCAGCCAGAGCCTAGCAAAAAAGAGGAAGAGGAAGAAGGAGAGAAGAGAGTCACGACTTCTCCTCCACCTCAGCTAAAACCTAGTAAAGAGGAGGAAGCAGAAGAGAGGGAGGCTGACAGAGAAGAAGTAACATTAATCTCAACGCCACCTTTACCTGAGCGAAAACCTATTGAAAAAGAGGAAGAGGAAGAAGGAGAAGAGAGACAGGTTGAAAGTTCAGAAGTAACATCAATTTCGACTCCACCTCCAATTCACCCGGAACCTAGTGAACAAGAGGAAAAGGAAGAAGAGGAGAGAGAGATTGAAGGTCCAAAAGTAACACCATCCATATCTCCCCCTCCACCTCAACTCCAGCTAGAAGCTAGTACAAAGGAGAGAGAGGAAAAAGAAGAGAGAGAGCCTGAAGGTCTAGAAGTAGAAGTCTTAGCTCCACTCCCACCTCAGCAGGAACCTAGTGAAATAGAGGAAGAGGAAGAAGAGGAGATGGAAGGTTCAGAAGAAACAACATTCTCAACTCCATCTTCACCTCAGCCAGGGCCTAGTTACATAAAGGAAGAGGAGAAAGCAGGGGAGAGAGTGGTTGAAAGTCAAGAAATAACATCTCCACCTCAGCTAGAATCTAGCGACATAGAAGAAGAATCCAGTGACATAGAAGAAGAGGAGGAAGGAGAAGAGACGAAAGTTGAAAGTCCAGAAGTAACCTCAATTCCATCTCTACCTCAACAAGAACCAAGTAGtacaaaagaaaagaaagaggTTAAAGCTGCAGAAGTAACGACATTCACAATTCCATCTCAGTCATATGCACCTCCACCTCAGTCATATGCAATTCCACCTCAGCCATACGCAATTCAGCTACAGCCGTTCGCATATCAACCTCAATCACTCGTAATGCAACCTCAACCAGTCGTAATGCAACCTCAACAAGTCGTAATGCAACCTCAACAAGTCGTAATGCAACCTCAACCACTTGCAATGCAACCTCAGCAATTCACCGCTCCGTTTCAACAATTCGCGGCTCCAATTCAACAATACACTGTTCCGACTCAACAATTCGTCGATCCAACTCAACAATTCACCGCTCCAACTCAATTCACTGTTCCGACTCAACAATACACTGTTCCGACTCAACAATACACTGTTCCGACTCAACAATACGCCGCTCCAACTCAACAATACGCCGCTCCAACTCAACAATACGCCGCTCCAACTCAACAGTTCACTGTTCCGACTCAACAATTCACAGCCCCGGTTCAACAGTTCACAGGTCCACTACAGCAATACCCCGGTCCACCGCAACAAGTGAGCGGTCCATCTCAACAATACACAGGTCCACCGGAGCAAGTGAGCGGTCCATCTCAACAGTACACCGGTCCACCGCAACAAGTGAGCGGTCCGTCTCAACAATACGCCGGTCCACCGGAGCAAGTGAGCGGTCCATCTCAACAATATGCCGGTCCACCGGAGCAAGTGAGCGGTCCATCTCGTCCACCGCAACAAATGGGTGGTCCAACTCAACAAGTCGCCCGTGCACCTCAAGAACCCACCGCTCCACGGCGGCAATCCAGAAGCCAACCTCAACGACCAAGAGGTCGACGACAAAGACATCGACGTACGCAATTCCCAAGACCCCCAAATTGGCCACAAAGAGAGGAAGACTTTGTCGAGCCAGAACCTTGGGGAATCGAAGCACCTTCAGAGAACCCTTGGTCAGTTCCATCGACTCCTAGAAGTGGTGCCAGTCCAGCTCCGGGACCATTTAGGAGTCTACCTCCGCCACCAGCCAGCGGAACATGGACTAAAGGTAAATCAGAACCGAAACCACCATCCTCGGAACCGAAAAGACCTGAACGACCTGAACGTCCTGACACTGCCGAAAGCGAAAGAGGTCCCGTTTATTATAGAGATGTCGGATTGGATCAAAGAACGTACATCCCCTCGCCGAATTTGTCCAAGGTCTGGGAACTGGTCCCCCCAAGCTGGGCAAGCTTCCGAACCCCGAGGCCTACTCCTCCTCCATCACCACTACCACAGCAATTTGGCCCTTCGCTCTATCCACCACAAACACAACAATTCGGCCCAGCAGTTTATCCCATGGGAGTGCCACAATATCCATCACAAACTCAACTATATCCGGCTGGACCACAAACGCAACCATATCCCGGTGGAGTTGTTTATCCACCATACCCCCCTCAAGTTCCACAGATGCTACCGGTTCTCCCTCAAGCCGCATACTCTACTTACGTCGGAGCTACAATACCCGAAGGTAAAGAAGAAGATGAAGATGCACTACGTCCGCCAGACTTTTCCTTCCTCTGTCCTCCAGCTCTCCGACCTCCTCGACCATCTTCACCGGAAATTTGTGAATCCCCTAAACCATCCGCGACATTTTTGATGGAATCAACAGCAACTCTGAACAAAATAAGAGGGCGGCTGATGAACAAGCTCGGTACCAAGGGCCAGAGGATCATGCTCGACACCAACCACTTCCGCGTAGACGTTGGACCCCTCACATACGCTTATCGCTACGACGTGACGATAATACCCGGAGACATTCCCAGAACAGCTGAAGGAAGACTAATGGAGGAGGTCCGAAGGCAATTCTACCGCAATTACTTCCCGACATTTTCCCCACCAGGGGTCCTCTACAGCGCGAAGAAACTACCTTTGGCGAACGACTGCCTGGCCTCGCTGGTGAGGCCCTGGCGCAAGGCCCGCAAGAAACGCCACTTCTTCGTCACCGTAAAGCTGAGCGGCATTGTAGACTTGTCACCACTGCAGGATCTCCAGCAAAACCACCCACGTGAGGAGGAAGCGTTCAAGCTCCTCGAAGAGATCTTCAAACAGACCTACGTAGGCCACTTCCTCTCCTACGGCAGGCGCTTCTTCTTCCGGAAGCACTTGAAGTACGCCGAACTGAGCCCCAGCACTTTACTGCACGTCGGAGGGCGCCAGAGCGTGTCCAAAGGGTGGATCCCGTTCTTGAACGTGGACGTCGCCTGCATGACATTCACGGCGCAAGCCCCTTTGCTCCAAACGGTGAGAGGGATAATAAGCCGCATGTACCGCCCACCAAAGTCCACAGATGTCATAACGGAAGCGGAGAAGAACGAAGTGAGCTATTTCCTGACGGGGATGAAGCTGAGGTACCAAAGAAGGAGCGGAGCAAGGTACAAGACGTACCGAGTTGTGGGTCTTAAAGACTGTCCTTCTAAGACGACGTTTATGCGGAAAGGGGAAGAGATCACCGTCGAGGAGTACTTCACCACGGTGTTGGGCTTGACCGTGAGAGAACCCGAGATGCCGACTGTCTGGTTGGGCACGAAAAACAAGACCATCTACGTCCCCATCACCTGCTGCACCCTTCACGTGGGCCAACCTATCAACAACTTCAAAGAGTTGGGGAGTGTGAGAGCTGGAATGGTCAAACATTCGTCGACGGTGTGCGAGGAGCACAAAAAGAAGTTGGATGCTCTGATGAATGAGCTTGGGCATAATACCAATCGATTTGTCAGAGAGTTTGGGTTTTCGATCAGCAACGAGTACGAGAAAGTGGAGGGGAGAATACTGGAAGGTCCGGATTTGCTGTTGAAAGGCATAGCGAGGCCCGTCTACAGTGGATGGGACAGTCAACCATTTTTAGTACCAAAAGTGATCAAATATTGGAAAATAGTGTATGTAGGGAAGACAATAGAAGATTTTGACAGCTTGGCTAAACATCTGAGTACTCAG TTGATTTCAAAAGCGCCAGAGTACGGGATGAGGTTCGACGAACCAACAGCATGGACCACGATGACGACCGAAGAAGTTCCCTTGCAGAATTTCTTGAACGAAAACAAGTGGCTCCAGCTGCTGGTCGTGGTCCTCGAGCAACGCAAATGGTCCTACTACACCGTAAAAAAGTGCGCTGAGCTCTCCGCCGGATGTTTGACCCAGTGCATCATGCGGGAAACCTTGGACGACCTGAACGAGTTCGTGATCAGACACCTCCTGATGAAGATCAACGTCAAGACCAACGGCGTCAACCACAAGCTCTTGTACCTGGACCACATAAACAGAGTCCCCACCATGGTGATGGGCGCCAACGTGCAGTTCCCCGGCCCGGGGGTCACCACCAAGCCGATCGTGGTGGCCGTCACGGCCTCCGAAGACCTTACCGCCACCAAATACAACAACACCTACCGCTTGCAGTACCCCAGGTGTCTGCTGACCGACGAGACGTCCCCGGGGACCACCATCGAGCAGCTGAAAGAGATCACCGTCGAGAAACTGCGCACCTTCATAACGAAAAACAACGTCGCCCCCGCCAGGATTTTCTATTTTAGGGACTGCGCCCCGGTTAAGTTCGACAAGATCAGGGCGCTGGAGGTGGAGGCGATCAAGATGGCGTGCGCTGAGGTGTGCCCGGATGTGTCTCCGGCGCTCACGATGATCCTGGCGCGGAAGTGTCACCACACCAGGTTCTTCCAGAGGATGCACGACAGGCAGTTCTACTGGAATCCGCCGCCTGGGACTTGCGTGGACAACATCATCACGGACCCCACCAcgcagaatttttatttgcagCCGCACCAGACCAAGGCGGGGACGGCCAGGCCCACCAGGTTCGACACCATCCACGACGAGAACGGGTTGTCTAATAACGACGCACAGCAATTGGCCAATTATTTGTGCTACTTGCCAGCTGTCACCAACAAAGCGGTCAGCAGCCCTGCGCCGATCTACTACGCCCGGGTGGCCATGCAAAGGGCGAAAATCTACTTGAACACGACGACAATCGACATGGACGACCTGCCGCTGGGTGACAACCCCTTCGGGATAGACGAGTACTTCGAGAAGACTCATCCCATGTACTACCTTTAG